From Toxorhynchites rutilus septentrionalis strain SRP chromosome 2, ASM2978413v1, whole genome shotgun sequence, a single genomic window includes:
- the LOC129769871 gene encoding uncharacterized protein LOC129769871, which translates to MYKLILSFLFCLFLQNHCQHLEIKNLNQDPILLLHLKHCYIQTGIIKIVHPINLTILEENANTFLEISRRIDRTSPISDLIIRKSKQIADSLIQLKPIKSRRQKRWDSIGTAWKWIAGSPDAEDLRLINSSLNDLIDQSNEQLKVNHVINERITAITNNINQLIDHHTSLNTILLKEMDAITLLLSLDATNNILEEIEDTILRSRVSLPSSKLLTLKEIFLIESILNEQGITTDFPEDALNYVKPKVASRNDTLLYILEIPKTHGDCQIIKVIPLIVNDTVITDAPSYIIKSNKKLFTTNEPQKTVQQLHETQPFSDHCVFPIVMGLESHCYVTQSNQTTIQSLPGSKLLIVNVKNQFISSNCGPHNRILTGNFLLNFEKCSIQIENETFVSEEIISNTKQLIGIFPGLSLNKYIINKQNFSTLTWQTMNNRHRIEHIVLQQFEHKRWFYGILGSFSFTTFIIITIAIICFRRKKVVFTVRYPRSNKKSKQKKLGKSQQLAEDVQSYPPEELRDGASHVTSTPAQNA; encoded by the coding sequence ATGTATAAGTTAattctatcatttttattttgtctgTTTCTACAGAATCATTGCCAACATCTAGAAATCAAAAACCTAAATCAGGATCCAATACTACTATTACATCTAAAACACTGTTACATACAAACCGGCATTATAAAAATTGTTCACCCAATAAATTTAACTATACTCGAAGAAAACGCTAatacatttttagaaatttcaaGAAGAATAGATAGAACTTCACCCATATCAGATCTAATCATACGTAAAAGCAAACAGATAGCAGATAGCCTAATTCAACTGAAACCTATTAAAAGTAGAAGACAGAAACGATGGGACAGCATTGGAACAGCCTGGAAATGGATTGCAGGAAGCCCCGACGCGGAAGACTTGCGCCTCATCAATAGCAGCCTAAATGACCTAATCGACCAATCAAATGAGCAACTCAAAGTGAACCACGTAATTAACGAGAGAATTACAGCAATAACGAACAACATCAATCAACTAATCGATCATCATACTTCACTCAACACCATACTACTGAAAGAGATGGATGCAATCACATTATTACTATCCCTGGATGCAACCAACAATATCCTCGAAGAGATCGAAGACACTATACTGAGATCACGAGTATCCTTGCCAAGCAGTAAGTTACTAACACTTAAAGAAATTTTTCTGATCGAATCAATTCTGAACGAACAAGGTATTACAACTGATTTCCCAGAAGACGCCTTGAACTACGTGAAACCAAAAGTAGCCAGTAGGAATGACACACTGCTTTACATTTTGGAAATACCTAAAACCCATGGGGATTGCCAAATAATCAAAGTCATCCCACTTATCGTCAATGATACTGTTATTACAGACGCTCCAAGTTACATCattaaatcaaacaaaaaacttttCACAACGAACGAACCTCAAAAGACGGTCCAACAGCTACATGAAACACAGCCATTTTCTGACCACTGTGTTTTTCCTATAGTAATGGGACTAGAAAGCCATTGTTATGTCACCCAGTCAAACCAGACAACAATACAATCCCTTCCAGGAAGCAAACTCCTGATAGTCAACGTAAAGAATCAATTCATTAGTTCGAATTGCGGACCGCATAATCGAATATTAACAGGAAACTTCCTcctaaatttcgaaaaatgtaGCATCCAAATTGAAAACGAGACCTTCGTTTCCGAGGAGATTATCAGCAACACAAAACAATTAATTGGAATATTCCCAGGACTATCACTAAATAAGTACATAATCAACAAACAAAACTTCTCAACTTTAACCTGGCAAACGATGAATAATCGGCACCGAATTGAACACATTGTATTACAGCAATTCGAACATAAAAGATGGTTCTACGGAATACTTGGAAGCTTCTCATTCACCACTTTCATCATTATAACAATAGCGATTATCTGTTTTCGCaggaaaaaagttgtatttacaGTTCGTTATCCCCGTTCGAACAAAAAGTCGAAACAGAAGAAACTAGGAAAATCTCAGCAACTGGCCGAGGACGTCCAATCTTACCCCCCGGAGGAATTACGTGATGGAGCAAGCCACGTGACATCAACACCAGCACAGAACGCATAA